A stretch of Aedes aegypti strain LVP_AGWG chromosome 2, AaegL5.0 Primary Assembly, whole genome shotgun sequence DNA encodes these proteins:
- the LOC5570325 gene encoding coiled-coil domain-containing protein 6 yields the protein MDSPCESESSLDGGAMLPPSPVSREQLQKRIESLTQQNKVLKVELDTYKIRVKVIQEENRALRQASVIIQAKAEQEEEYISNTLLKKIQALKKEKETLAHHYEREEECLTNDLSRKLDQLRQEKCKLELTLEQEQECLVNKLMRKIEKLEAETSAKQNHLEQLRREMVELENTLEQEQEALVNKLWKRMDKLEAEKRSLQIKLDQPVSDPTSPKEINHRNENGNDTASQLTAHIQNLRSEVDQLRNNLAAAAKESQEKSQHFAQEEKCIRDENKRLQRKLQQEVERREALSRHLSESESSLEFEEERLFNENVSAFAAGSSSHRPISPGGLTRCHACGQLVSRRASERFIKPAIPIGLNTSAPNMLHHTSAGPASCQAGASGHFPVISSSGAGTGGGGGMSSLNSSISSSSTHNTSSNISFSGNSSFVQPASPMDTSMCKD from the exons ATGGACAGCCCGTGTGAATCTGAAAGCTCTCTCGATGGTGGAGCGATGCTTCCACCGAGCCCGGTGTCGCGGGAGCAGCTACAGAAACGCATCGAAAGTTTAACTCAACAGAACAA AGTGTTGAAAGTTGAATTAGACACCTACAAAATCCGTGTAAAGGTTATCCAGGAAGAGAATCGTGCACTGAGACAGGCTTCAGTCATTATT CAAGCAAAAGCCGAACAAGAGGAGGAATACATTTCAAACACACTATTGAAGAAAATCCAAGCCCTGAAAAAGGAGAAGGAAACACTAGCCCATCATTACGAGCGGGAAGAGGAATGTCTTACCAACGATTTGTCGCGTAAGCTAGACCAGTTGCGGCAAGAAAAATGCAAACTGGAGCTTACCCTGGAGCAAGAACAGGAATGCCTGGTCAATAAGTTGATGCGAAAGATTGAAAAACTCGAAGCGGAAACATCCGCCAAGCAAAATCACCTGGAACAATTGCGCCGAGAGATGGTGGAACTGGAGAATACACTTGAGCAAGAGCAGGAAGCATTGGTCAATAAGCTCTGGAAGCGAATGGACAAGCTGGAAGCCGAGAAACGTTCGCTACAAATCAAGCTAGATCAGCCGGTATCAGATCCAACCAGTCCGAA agaaatcaaCCACCGTAACGAGAACGGTAACGACACTGCCTCGCAGCTCACGGCTCATATTCAAAACTTGCGTTCGGAGGTGGATCAACTGCGCAACAACTTGGCAGCGGCAGCAAAAGAAAGTCAGGAGAAATCTCAGCACTTTGCTCAAGAGGAGAAATGTATTCGCGATGAGAACAAGCGATTACAACGAAAGCTACAGCAGGAAGTAGAACGTCGTGAAGCCCTATCTCGTCATCTTTCCGAGTCGGAATCGTCTCTCGAGTTCGAAGAGGAGCGATTGTTCAACGAAAATGTGTCTGCATTCGCTGCAGGTAGTAGCAGCCATCGACCCATCAGCCCCGGCGGATTAACCCGTTGTCACGCATGCGGTCAGCTGGTCAGTCGCCGAGCCAGCGAACGTTTCATCAAACCAGCGATTCCAATCGGTTTGAACACTTCGGCACCAAATATGCTTCATCACACTAGCGCCGGACCAGCGTCGTGTCAGGCAGGGGCTAGTGGCCACTTCCCGGTGATTTCCTCCTCTGGTGCCGGAACAGGTGGCGGGGGAGGCATGAGCTCACTCAACAGTAGCATCTCTTCGTCATCGACACATAACACTAGCAGCAACATTTCCTTTAGTGGAAACTCGTCCTTCGTACAGCCGGCCAGTCCAATGGATACCTCAATGTGTAAGGACTAA